Proteins encoded by one window of Ignavibacteriota bacterium:
- the rimM gene encoding 16S rRNA processing protein RimM has translation MLGVITDKRGFNGEMSVSNLIAERIEVPADIDVSVGYSERFSHKYKLVYWKSGKRSAKLRLEGITSDERTKALMEMGVFVEEDMLKKSNPETTFSHEIVGLMAIDNSTKNEIGLVADLIMLPANDVIVIDTGLTILSLPFVEEFIADIDLNAGKLFLNLPDGVEELEEPKTGAGNDSID, from the coding sequence ATGTTAGGTGTAATTACCGACAAACGTGGATTTAACGGCGAAATGAGTGTTAGCAATCTCATAGCCGAGAGAATTGAAGTTCCGGCTGATATTGATGTATCAGTCGGATATTCTGAAAGATTTTCACATAAGTATAAATTAGTCTATTGGAAATCAGGCAAGAGAAGTGCTAAGCTAAGGCTTGAAGGAATCACAAGTGATGAAAGAACCAAGGCGCTTATGGAAATGGGTGTTTTCGTTGAAGAAGATATGCTTAAGAAAAGCAATCCCGAAACGACTTTTTCTCATGAAATTGTCGGGCTTATGGCAATTGATAATTCTACCAAAAATGAAATCGGACTGGTCGCTGATTTGATTATGCTTCCGGCAAATGATGTTATCGTTATTGATACAGGGTTGACAATACTTAGTCTTCCCTTTGTTGAAGAATTTATTGCAGATATTGATCTGAACGCCGGAAAATTATTTCTAAATCTGCCTGATGGAGTTGAAGAACTTGAAGAGCCAAAAACAGGTGCAGGCAATGATTCAATTGATTAG
- a CDS encoding DUF1573 domain-containing protein: protein MLNILKLSIVALMAAFISLSAQPKLFIENNSVHDWGNVKPEQGVLKGDIKLHNKGDKTLEIKRVKPGCGCTTDSLDTDIIAPGKFATLRVNLNISGYQGNTVKSVRISSNDPEKPEQNLLLKCNVVVHVGTAPKYLGFNRLIVDEESSTRSVITNNTDKPIKIINFSLRMASKDIDPTELKHNIRRNTIIEPKASYTVEMKYKPKKTGRLQSTLTIQTDSKESPTIELPIWGNIIEPQTGKN from the coding sequence ATGTTAAATATACTTAAGTTATCAATAGTTGCATTAATGGCTGCTTTTATATCACTTTCTGCACAGCCAAAACTATTCATCGAAAACAACTCAGTTCATGACTGGGGAAACGTCAAGCCTGAGCAAGGCGTTTTAAAAGGTGATATCAAATTACATAACAAAGGCGACAAGACTCTGGAAATCAAAAGGGTTAAGCCGGGTTGCGGATGTACTACCGATTCGCTTGATACCGACATTATTGCTCCGGGGAAATTCGCTACTTTAAGAGTAAATCTTAATATTTCCGGTTATCAGGGTAATACTGTTAAATCAGTAAGAATATCTTCAAATGACCCTGAAAAACCTGAGCAGAATTTACTTTTAAAATGTAATGTTGTAGTACATGTTGGTACTGCACCAAAATATCTGGGCTTCAACAGATTGATCGTAGATGAGGAATCATCAACGCGCTCAGTTATTACGAACAATACGGATAAACCAATCAAAATTATAAATTTTTCACTAAGAATGGCTTCTAAAGATATTGACCCTACCGAACTTAAACATAATATCAGAAGAAATACAATTATCGAACCTAAAGCTTCTTATACTGTTGAAATGAAATATAAGCCAAAGAAAACCGGCAGACTTCAGTCTACTTTGACTATCCAAACTGACAGCAAGGAATCCCCAACAATAGAATTACCAATTTGGGGTAACATTATAGAACCACAAACCGGCAAAAATTAA
- a CDS encoding DUF2179 domain-containing protein, which translates to MFGDVFTSWFLIPFLIFLARILDVSIGTIRIILIAKGLKKIAPILGFLESFIWIIAVSQIMLNLNNFYYYFAYSMGFATGTYFGIVLEEKLSLGFVIVRVITYKDATELVRHLRESNHPATVIDAEGQNGDVKVIFLVIKRSSSADLIQSIKHYNPNAFYTIEDVKFVSGGVFPSQTNPMFAGKYFRFITRKK; encoded by the coding sequence ATTTTTGGAGACGTATTTACTTCATGGTTCTTGATACCATTTTTAATTTTTCTTGCAAGAATTTTAGATGTCAGTATAGGAACCATAAGAATTATACTCATTGCAAAGGGATTGAAGAAGATTGCACCTATTTTAGGATTTCTGGAATCATTTATATGGATTATCGCTGTAAGCCAGATTATGCTTAATCTCAATAACTTTTATTACTATTTTGCTTATTCTATGGGATTTGCCACGGGCACTTATTTTGGGATTGTTTTGGAAGAGAAATTATCTTTGGGATTTGTTATTGTTAGAGTGATAACTTATAAAGATGCTACCGAACTTGTAAGACATCTGAGAGAGTCCAACCATCCTGCAACAGTCATTGACGCAGAAGGTCAAAATGGAGACGTCAAAGTAATATTTCTTGTTATTAAACGCTCAAGCAGTGCTGATCTTATCCAATCAATCAAGCATTATAATCCTAATGCTTTTTATACAATTGAGGATGTCAAATTTGTTAGTGGAGGGGTATTTCCCTCGCAAACCAATCCAATGTTTGCAGGCAAGTATTTCAGATTTATAACGAGGAAAAAATAA
- the nadD gene encoding nicotinate (nicotinamide) nucleotide adenylyltransferase, protein MKIGIYGGSFNPVHNAHIDLAGHFRDILNLDAVYLVPAYKSPFKERGDFMFSDSQRIQMLNLVATNLDKIFVDDYEITKGDTSFTIDTINYFVDKFGHRSELCLLIGSDQWVSFHKWKDWKLILDKVKLCIAGRDIENNSINDVLTEYLFYNSEKVIFLDTPLLDISSENIRKLLNQNQDVKDLVPQSIYKYLNDLIKR, encoded by the coding sequence ATGAAAATTGGAATATACGGCGGCTCATTCAATCCGGTTCATAATGCACATATTGACTTGGCAGGGCACTTTCGGGATATTTTAAATCTTGATGCGGTATATTTAGTTCCGGCATATAAATCACCTTTTAAAGAAAGAGGTGATTTTATGTTCAGTGACAGCCAGAGAATTCAGATGCTGAATCTCGTCGCCACCAATTTGGATAAAATCTTTGTTGACGATTATGAAATTACGAAAGGCGATACATCATTTACCATTGATACTATAAATTATTTTGTTGATAAATTTGGGCATAGATCTGAACTCTGTTTGCTGATTGGGTCTGACCAATGGGTTAGTTTTCATAAATGGAAAGACTGGAAACTCATTCTGGATAAGGTAAAACTATGTATCGCAGGTCGTGATATTGAAAATAATTCTATCAATGATGTATTAACGGAGTACTTATTCTATAATTCAGAAAAGGTAATTTTTTTGGATACTCCGCTTTTGGATATATCATCTGAAAATATAAGAAAACTCCTTAATCAGAACCAAGATGTAAAAGATTTAGTACCTCAAAGCATTTATAAGTATTTGAATGATTTAATCAAGAGATAA
- a CDS encoding TetR/AcrR family transcriptional regulator, with the protein MSKKDIQTERLLRYFLESTKNIIKSEGVDALTVRSIADNAGYSFGTLYKYFKDIKELVTQSGLEFIAECEEYVLENTPESTNPSDRIKFKSGKYIEYFVQYSGIYNLLFLSGKKSIGDIKNYNHALLKMHQNVFGTEFGSIFGDKSREMLDLFINIINGGLLLYNNRLYPETFSEFRQRINFQIEFLLK; encoded by the coding sequence ATGTCTAAAAAGGATATTCAAACAGAGAGATTACTCCGTTACTTTCTGGAAAGTACAAAGAATATTATTAAATCTGAGGGAGTAGATGCTCTAACAGTCAGAAGTATTGCTGATAATGCAGGATACTCATTTGGTACACTGTATAAATATTTTAAAGATATCAAGGAGTTAGTAACTCAAAGCGGACTTGAATTTATTGCAGAATGTGAAGAATATGTTCTTGAAAATACTCCTGAAAGCACTAATCCATCCGACAGAATTAAGTTTAAATCCGGTAAGTATATTGAATATTTTGTTCAATATAGCGGTATTTATAATTTATTATTTTTATCAGGAAAAAAATCAATTGGTGATATTAAAAATTATAATCATGCATTACTGAAAATGCACCAAAATGTATTTGGTACAGAGTTCGGGAGTATATTTGGTGATAAATCCAGAGAAATGCTTGATTTGTTTATAAATATTATCAATGGCGGATTACTTCTGTACAACAATAGGCTTTATCCCGAAACATTTTCGGAATTCAGGCAAAGAATAAATTTCCAGATTGAATTTTTACTCAAGTAA
- a CDS encoding nitric-oxide reductase large subunit: MSYKKYWYILSAVIGISFAVLLYYGGEIYREKPPIPLKIIDANGNLIAESEDILDGQNVWHSTGGQQLGSVWGHGAYIAPDWTADWLHREAVFILNDFSRAEFGVEYEKLDVEKKAALKARLIKDIRFNSYDPETETVAISEVRARAYQSNSEHYRKLFMNDPEYLELRKAYAMKNNTIQDEDRMEKLNAFFFWTAWAAVTQRPGQDISYTNNWPHEELVENKPAGSLMLWTGFSVIMLIAGIGGMIFLHASTKEDHPDSYPVTNPMAGLTITPSMHAILKYLWVVVLLIVAQIISGIVTAHYGVEGQAFYSIPIADFMPYSLTRTWHVQLGIFWIATSWLATGMFIAPAISGYEPKYQKFGVNFLFIALLIIVVGSLAGQWFGIMQKLGYTANFWFGHQGLEYVDLGRFWQIFLFVGLIIWLVLMFRPLMPAIKKADENKPLLILFAISIIAIALFYGAGLMWGQRTHLAITEYWRWWVVHLWVEGFFEVFATVVIAFLFVKLGLLKIKTATVASLTSTTVFLSGGILGTFHHLYFSGTPIEVLALGATFSALEVVPLVMIGFEVFHNLKISKATVWLEKYKWAIYSFIAVAFWNLVGAGIFGFLINPPIALYYMQGLNTTPLHGHTALFGVYGMLGIGLMLFVLRSMNTEIAWNEKLLKYSFWSINIGLAAMALLSLLPVGLLQTIASVNHGLWYARSAEFLQTPVVGFFKWMRVFGDTIFAIGAIGFAWFVLTLKVNRK; encoded by the coding sequence ATGAGTTACAAAAAATACTGGTATATTTTAAGTGCAGTAATCGGTATTTCGTTCGCCGTATTGCTTTATTATGGCGGAGAAATCTACCGTGAAAAACCGCCCATCCCTTTGAAGATAATAGATGCTAACGGCAATCTGATTGCAGAAAGCGAAGACATACTTGACGGACAAAATGTATGGCATTCTACGGGTGGTCAGCAACTGGGCTCTGTTTGGGGACATGGAGCATACATTGCTCCGGACTGGACAGCAGACTGGCTCCACAGAGAAGCAGTTTTTATACTGAATGACTTTAGTAGAGCCGAATTTGGCGTTGAGTATGAAAAACTTGATGTCGAAAAGAAAGCAGCACTGAAAGCGAGATTAATCAAGGACATAAGATTCAATTCTTACGACCCTGAAACAGAAACTGTAGCAATATCTGAAGTCAGAGCAAGAGCATATCAGTCAAACAGCGAGCATTACAGAAAGCTCTTTATGAATGACCCTGAGTATCTCGAGTTGCGAAAAGCGTATGCAATGAAAAATAATACAATCCAGGATGAAGATAGAATGGAAAAGTTAAATGCGTTCTTCTTCTGGACTGCATGGGCGGCAGTAACTCAACGTCCCGGACAGGATATATCCTATACTAATAACTGGCCCCACGAAGAATTAGTAGAAAATAAACCGGCAGGAAGTCTTATGCTCTGGACAGGTTTCAGCGTAATTATGCTTATAGCCGGTATTGGTGGAATGATATTCCTGCATGCATCTACGAAAGAAGACCACCCTGATTCCTATCCAGTTACTAATCCGATGGCTGGACTTACCATCACCCCATCAATGCATGCAATACTGAAATATTTGTGGGTTGTGGTATTGTTAATTGTAGCACAGATAATTTCAGGTATTGTAACAGCTCACTATGGTGTTGAAGGTCAGGCTTTCTATTCAATCCCGATTGCTGATTTTATGCCTTACAGTCTTACACGTACCTGGCACGTTCAGCTTGGGATATTCTGGATTGCTACTTCATGGCTTGCAACCGGAATGTTCATTGCTCCGGCTATTTCAGGTTATGAGCCGAAATATCAAAAATTTGGGGTGAATTTCCTGTTTATAGCTCTTTTAATTATAGTTGTCGGCTCTCTTGCAGGTCAATGGTTCGGAATTATGCAGAAATTAGGTTATACTGCAAACTTCTGGTTCGGTCACCAAGGTTTGGAATATGTTGATTTAGGGCGATTCTGGCAGATATTCCTCTTCGTAGGTTTAATAATATGGTTAGTACTGATGTTCAGACCACTTATGCCTGCCATCAAAAAAGCTGATGAGAACAAACCCTTGCTGATACTTTTTGCAATATCAATCATCGCAATAGCTCTTTTCTATGGTGCAGGATTGATGTGGGGACAGCGCACTCATCTTGCTATTACTGAGTACTGGCGCTGGTGGGTGGTACATCTCTGGGTTGAAGGTTTCTTTGAAGTTTTTGCAACTGTTGTAATTGCATTCTTATTTGTGAAACTTGGTTTGCTTAAAATAAAGACCGCAACAGTCGCATCATTAACATCTACTACAGTATTCCTGTCCGGTGGTATATTAGGTACATTTCATCACCTGTATTTTTCGGGAACACCAATCGAAGTACTGGCTCTTGGAGCAACATTCAGCGCTCTGGAGGTCGTGCCTCTTGTGATGATTGGCTTTGAAGTATTTCATAATCTGAAAATAAGTAAAGCAACTGTTTGGCTTGAAAAATATAAATGGGCAATATACAGCTTCATTGCAGTTGCCTTTTGGAATCTTGTAGGTGCCGGAATTTTTGGCTTTTTGATTAATCCGCCTATTGCATTATACTATATGCAGGGCTTAAATACAACGCCACTCCACGGTCATACTGCACTTTTCGGAGTATATGGAATGTTGGGTATCGGATTGATGCTATTTGTTCTCCGCAGTATGAATACAGAGATCGCGTGGAATGAGAAACTGTTAAAATATTCATTCTGGAGTATAAATATTGGTCTTGCGGCAATGGCATTACTCAGTTTGCTTCCGGTCGGACTTTTGCAGACAATAGCAAGTGTAAATCACGGATTATGGTATGCACGTTCAGCTGAATTTTTGCAGACACCGGTTGTAGGTTTCTTCAAGTGGATGCGTGTTTTTGGTGATACTATTTTCGCAATTGGTGCAATCGGATTTGCCTGGTTCGTATTGACATTAAAAGTTAATAGAAAGTAG
- a CDS encoding tetratricopeptide repeat protein yields the protein MLSNHNLKVKYDSDDVDVLEAYQHETNGQYGAAIEHYHKALERNPELGIVHKHLGNAYYRLGNMDDAVKHLEIATSFLPEFPTVYYELGLAYYRIGSIKKGLKFLAKVIELDKEFIMAYYWSGILSYHCGHLNDAHGFFKHVTRNNPKFLVAFFHLGVVCLRLGLYEEAAASLNKVVTDNPESPSAYALLGDAYLSLDRRFDARTAYRKALELDPDDIKARNGLSHLDDFGETVI from the coding sequence ATGCTTTCTAACCATAACCTGAAAGTAAAATATGATTCTGATGATGTTGATGTTTTAGAAGCATATCAGCATGAAACTAACGGGCAGTATGGTGCAGCAATTGAGCATTACCATAAAGCTTTAGAGAGGAACCCTGAACTTGGCATTGTACATAAACATCTTGGCAATGCATATTACCGCTTGGGCAATATGGATGATGCTGTAAAGCATTTAGAAATTGCTACAAGTTTTTTACCCGAATTCCCAACAGTATATTATGAATTAGGTCTTGCATATTATAGAATAGGCAGTATCAAGAAAGGATTGAAATTTCTTGCAAAAGTAATTGAACTTGACAAGGAATTCATTATGGCTTATTACTGGTCAGGGATTTTGTCTTATCACTGTGGTCACCTAAACGACGCCCATGGGTTTTTCAAGCATGTTACAAGAAATAATCCAAAGTTTCTGGTTGCTTTTTTTCATCTTGGTGTTGTATGCCTTAGACTTGGTCTGTATGAAGAAGCTGCAGCGAGCTTGAATAAGGTTGTAACGGATAATCCTGAAAGTCCTTCTGCCTATGCACTTCTTGGTGATGCTTACTTAAGTCTGGACAGAAGATTTGATGCAAGAACTGCATACCGTAAAGCTTTAGAGCTCGACCCGGATGACATCAAAGCAAGGAATGGGCTGTCCCATCTGGATGACTTTGGCGAAACTGTGATTTGA
- the nuoF gene encoding NADH-quinone oxidoreductase subunit NuoF → MSENFPKLLLPDITDLHKIDVYVANGGYEQYRKACQMTKDEVINEVKASKLRGRGGACFPTGLKWSFMPKGNDKPKYLAINGDESEPGSFKDRQIFEYNPHQLIEGILIAGYAMGIKAAYIYIRGEYHKWVNCMQDAVDEAYSAGYIGEKMKEKFGSDYTIDIYVHKGAGAYICGEETSLMNSLEGDRGYPRFKPPFPAQVGLWQMPTTINNVETIATVPAIFRIGAAEYAKIGAEGHPGTILFGVSGHVNKPGVYELPTGFPLKKLIYEVCGGVPGDKKIKAVIPGGSSMPPLRGDEIDDILMDEESLKKLGTHIGTAGVMVMDEDTDIVKITQRIAHFYHHESCGQCTPCREGCGWMEKILKRISKGEGTRQDLDLLLSVCDNIEGNTICALGDAAAWPVRGFILKFRDEFEARVQDKRTFKALNVVHGKRETAETLVFEN, encoded by the coding sequence ATGAGTGAAAATTTTCCTAAACTGTTGTTACCTGATATAACTGATTTGCATAAAATAGATGTCTATGTTGCAAATGGTGGCTACGAACAATATCGCAAAGCATGTCAAATGACTAAAGACGAAGTAATCAATGAAGTGAAAGCTTCCAAACTTCGTGGTCGTGGTGGCGCCTGCTTTCCAACGGGATTAAAATGGAGTTTCATGCCAAAAGGCAATGATAAACCGAAATATCTTGCTATTAACGGAGATGAATCCGAGCCGGGTTCATTTAAAGACAGACAGATTTTTGAATACAATCCCCATCAGTTGATTGAAGGCATACTTATTGCCGGATATGCTATGGGTATTAAAGCCGCTTATATTTACATCCGCGGTGAATACCATAAATGGGTAAATTGTATGCAGGATGCAGTTGACGAGGCATACTCTGCAGGTTATATCGGTGAGAAAATGAAAGAAAAATTCGGCTCTGATTATACAATTGATATTTATGTACACAAAGGTGCCGGTGCTTATATATGCGGTGAGGAAACTTCACTGATGAACTCACTCGAAGGCGACAGAGGTTACCCGAGATTCAAACCGCCATTTCCTGCTCAAGTAGGATTATGGCAGATGCCTACAACCATCAATAATGTGGAAACTATTGCAACTGTCCCCGCTATATTCAGAATCGGTGCTGCAGAATATGCTAAAATCGGTGCTGAAGGTCATCCCGGAACTATACTTTTTGGTGTTAGCGGCCATGTTAACAAACCAGGAGTTTACGAACTGCCTACCGGCTTTCCGCTCAAGAAATTAATTTATGAAGTATGCGGGGGTGTGCCCGGCGATAAAAAAATCAAGGCAGTTATTCCGGGCGGCTCATCAATGCCTCCGCTCAGAGGTGACGAAATTGACGACATACTGATGGATGAAGAATCACTCAAGAAATTGGGCACTCATATCGGTACTGCCGGAGTAATGGTAATGGATGAAGACACAGATATTGTTAAAATTACCCAGAGAATTGCACACTTCTATCATCACGAATCATGCGGGCAGTGTACTCCTTGCCGCGAAGGTTGTGGCTGGATGGAAAAAATCCTGAAACGTATCAGTAAGGGTGAAGGAACAAGACAAGACCTTGATTTACTTCTTTCTGTTTGCGATAATATCGAAGGCAATACTATCTGCGCTCTTGGTGATGCAGCGGCTTGGCCCGTGAGAGGATTTATACTGAAATTCCGGGATGAATTTGAAGCAAGAGTTCAGGACAAACGTACTTTCAAAGCACTTAATGTAGTTCACGGAAAACGCGAAACAGCCGAAACACTGGTTTTTGAGAATTAG
- a CDS encoding acyl-CoA dehydrogenase family protein yields MSFELSEIQEQIQDAARKFAREEIAPGVIQRDISTEFPRDILMKMGELGFLGMMVSPDWGGSGLDAVSYVLALEEFAKVDASIAIATSVQNSLVCWILENYGNHYLKETYLKPLAEGKYLGAYCLSEPEAGSDARDQHTLAEYSDGYWTINGTKNWISTAKNADVHIVFAQSNPELKHKGIVCFAIPKDAPGLEPGLKEDKMGMRSSETCSIGLTNVKVSNDNLIGSVGEGFYIAMRGLNGGRIGIASQSVGIAQGAFELAVKYSLERKTMGKPIAEHQLIQAKLAQMAMKIDAARLLTLKAAWLKDNGKDHIQEASQAKLFASTIANEVTREAVQIHGGYGYVREYQVERMMRDAKVTEIYEGTSEIQQLVIAREILKKHS; encoded by the coding sequence ATTTCTTTTGAACTGAGTGAAATACAAGAACAAATTCAGGATGCAGCAAGAAAATTTGCAAGAGAAGAAATAGCTCCAGGAGTTATTCAGCGGGATATTTCTACAGAATTTCCACGCGATATTCTAATGAAAATGGGCGAACTCGGATTTCTTGGTATGATGGTATCGCCTGATTGGGGTGGAAGTGGACTTGACGCTGTGAGTTATGTGCTGGCACTTGAAGAGTTTGCCAAAGTTGATGCAAGTATAGCAATCGCTACTTCCGTTCAAAATTCGCTTGTATGTTGGATTTTGGAAAATTACGGAAATCATTATCTTAAAGAAACATATCTCAAGCCGCTTGCTGAAGGAAAATATCTTGGTGCATACTGTCTGAGTGAACCTGAAGCCGGTTCAGATGCACGCGACCAACATACACTTGCAGAATACAGCGATGGATACTGGACTATTAACGGTACAAAAAACTGGATTTCAACTGCGAAAAATGCTGATGTTCATATTGTTTTTGCTCAATCGAATCCTGAACTAAAGCACAAAGGTATAGTTTGCTTCGCTATTCCAAAGGATGCTCCCGGTCTGGAACCGGGTCTGAAAGAAGACAAAATGGGTATGCGATCAAGCGAAACTTGCTCAATTGGACTGACTAATGTAAAAGTAAGTAATGACAACCTGATTGGTTCTGTAGGCGAGGGCTTTTATATAGCTATGCGAGGGCTTAACGGCGGACGAATTGGTATAGCTTCTCAATCTGTCGGAATTGCTCAGGGGGCATTTGAACTTGCTGTAAAATATTCTCTGGAACGCAAAACAATGGGCAAGCCGATTGCTGAGCATCAGCTTATTCAGGCAAAACTTGCTCAGATGGCGATGAAAATTGATGCCGCAAGACTACTCACTCTCAAAGCAGCATGGCTCAAAGATAATGGCAAAGACCATATACAGGAAGCATCACAGGCAAAGCTTTTTGCTTCTACTATTGCAAACGAAGTTACAAGAGAAGCTGTGCAGATTCATGGTGGTTACGGCTATGTCAGAGAGTATCAGGTTGAGAGAATGATGCGTGATGCAAAAGTTACAGAGATTTACGAAGGAACATCTGAAATTCAGCAATTAGTAATTGCGCGTGAAATTCTTAAGAAACATTCCTGA
- the trmD gene encoding tRNA (guanosine(37)-N1)-methyltransferase TrmD, translating into MRIDILSAVPEIMESAINASIIKNARNKGIAEIILHNLHDYADNKFKHIDDYPFGGAAGMLIKCQPVFDCIEKLKEERDYNEIIYMSADGENLNQTICNELSLKSNIIIIAGHYKGIDQRIRDTFVTREISVGDYVLSGGELPAIVLTDAIVRLLPGVLGDLSSALEDSYQDGLLEPPRYTRPADFRGKKVPEILLSGDPKKIRDWEIEKSIEKTKLRKPYLLE; encoded by the coding sequence ATTAGAATTGATATTCTCTCGGCTGTGCCTGAAATAATGGAATCAGCAATTAATGCAAGCATCATCAAAAATGCCAGAAACAAAGGCATTGCGGAGATTATTTTGCACAATTTGCATGACTATGCTGATAATAAATTTAAACATATAGATGATTATCCCTTTGGTGGTGCTGCCGGTATGCTTATTAAATGTCAGCCGGTTTTCGATTGTATCGAAAAGCTGAAAGAAGAACGTGATTACAATGAAATTATCTATATGTCAGCTGATGGTGAAAATCTAAATCAAACAATTTGCAATGAACTATCACTTAAATCAAATATTATAATTATCGCCGGACACTACAAAGGTATTGACCAGAGGATTCGCGATACTTTCGTAACACGCGAAATCTCGGTCGGTGACTATGTACTGAGCGGTGGAGAGCTCCCGGCTATTGTTCTTACTGATGCTATCGTAAGACTACTTCCGGGAGTGCTCGGAGATTTATCTTCAGCTCTTGAAGATTCATATCAGGATGGTCTTCTTGAGCCGCCAAGATATACAAGACCGGCTGATTTCCGCGGCAAAAAAGTACCGGAGATTCTCCTTTCAGGTGACCCGAAAAAAATCCGTGATTGGGAAATTGAAAAATCAATTGAAAAAACAAAGCTCAGAAAACCTTATTTACTTGAGTAA